The genomic stretch CTTGGGAGGGTTTCCATGATGGATATTGAGTCAAGTAACTTCAGTTGGAGCTCTCTCACCTCACTGCACCATACAAAACATGCTGCTACAAGTACTGATCCATCTGAGGATGACATTAGCAGAAGTTTTGAGGTTTTTATTTGTTCCATCCATGCTTTTGCAAATTACTTTTTTACAGTTGGAGAAATGTTATTGGTAATAAAGGTCTAGGCTATCTTTTACGAATATGTATATGAGAACTAATTTTACAAACAATGTCTCTAGGTCCTTCTAATAACTGTACTATTTTGCTTAGGTGACAGTAAATTCAGGTGGCGTTGTTTTTATTGCATTATTCAAAGCTATTGAAAATGTTGATCTTCCATCCAAGGAAACAGCTGCAGTCATTAAAATAGCACCTTCAAGGATGGCCACGCAGTCCGAACGCTTTGGGTACGAACTTGCTAAATGGCTTGGAGTGAGAACTCCTCAAGTAAGAATCCACTATGCTAGCAGGTACTCATgctaactaaaatgttgcactgACAACTCTATTGACCCATATAGGGTAGAGTCATTCATAGCTCCTCGTCTGAATGGCAACAAATCAAGGATGCAGTTGAAAATGCTCGACATGGATCCATAGCTGCTGGTGATGAACTTGAGGAGATGATTTGCGCCGAGATGCTAGAAGCCCTTGAATTGAGTCGTTGCCTATTTCTGATGAAGTATATATAAACATGAAGTTGCCACTTACCAGTAATGTATTTATCGATATAGTGCTTATTATAACACAAAACAAAATTGTCTTTGCTGTTTTGCAGTTATGTACATGGCTCCCCTCTGCTAGAGAATGTAATGCCATTTGAGTCACGGCAAGCTGCTGAAAAAACTGCTGAAGCATTAGGTAGGGTCTTAATCCTAGACCTCGTATTGAGGAATGAGGATAGACTGCGATGCCGTCCCCTTGGCTGGCGTGGAAATTATGCAAATCTACTTGTTGCCAACAGGGAAGCTTATGCAAACCTTGACACGCTAGATGATGTTTATGATTCTGCTATCATTCGATACAAGCCAGAGATCATCAGAAGCCCTCAGAAACAGAAGCAGAGAAGAGCTGTTTCAATTAGTGGCAGTATCGGCTCAGATGTCTCTGACCTCATATTGGAGGACTCTTATGCTTCTGGTGGACATGAGTTTTCTAGCTTTAATATTGTAGCCATTGATTCAGGTGTACCACGCAGGCCACCTGCCAGTAAGCGGGCAAAAGATCAGGAGAGCTACCCCAAACTAGTGGAATTAACACTGAACAACTTTGACTATTCTTCCAAACTTCTATTTGAGGTGTCCTTCGGAAAACTTGGCACCCCAGGACATGAAGAATTTGATGTATCATCTGATTATAGTTATAATTCTCCTCTCTCTGAGAGTGATATGGTAGCAACAGTGCATTCATTCCGAGGAGGTTTTCGTAGTGCTCTGAGAGACCTTCAGCGATTCCACATTTTCCTCGTCACACTCTATCAGAAGCTGGATGGTCTATTGaaaattttcttcaatcttatgTATAAATGCTCCAATGAATATGCTAGGGAGGATGCTGGTACTTCTGATTCACCATTGTGTTCAGTGGAATCACAGGCAGATTCAAATGATACTGATGTTCCAAGGAATCTGCGTAAGCCTTCCCGAACCTTATCACGTGACAATCTAGACCTATCATCTCCTTCCTGTCGAGAGAACTTTATCAGCAAACATTTCAAAGGAAATGGTGATGCCTCCCGTGGCCTTCGGTTAACAATGAAGCTGCGAGATTTTAACAAGTATGCCAAGGTTAAGACCTTTGAAGTGTGGATGGATAATTTGTATATTATAAAATGTATATATGTAGGTGTCTAGTTGACATCTAGCTGTTTTTTCCCACTCTCATAGATTGTTCCACTAATTTTTTCCTGAATATAGCATAAAACAGAATTTTGTTGCAGGCATGATTTCAGCATGCAACTTGCATATTAACCAATGTTTTGTTTCAGGTACATATGGTACCTATCAGACGGCTATTTAGTTAATTTGACTGCAAGTCTGCTATTTGGTGTTTTGCATAAATCAGTCAAGTTTGTCATGCGATTCTATTAGTCATTCAGCAAACTTTTACAGGTAGACAGTGAATTAAGCAAAGAGATAGAACAATGGAATGACATGCTGAGGACTGAAGTAGTAAAGTTGTGTCAAGACAACAATTTTTACACAGGCTTTTTTGAAGGTACTGATAATAGCACTGCTGTTGATGCTTACGAGTTGAAGGTAAATTTAAATGTACCCTCTGTACACTACTTGTATACACAATATTGAACCTGTCAAGCCATTCTGTTGTTAGGTTCGACTTGAGCACATTCTCGAGAGGATATCTTTGATCTCTGATGCTGCAAGCACTGAGCGTCCATCACAGATCACAGATTACCTGTATATTGGTGGTGCTCTAGCTGCTCGGTCAACACACACACTTAAGCATCTTGGCATCACCCATATATTGTGCTTGTGTGCAAATGAAATTGGACAGTCAGAATCACAGAAGCCTGACCTTTTTGAGTATAGGAATTTCTCGGTGAGTTCTACCTAATATCTCCATGGATGGAAAATTATTTTCCTTTAGCATAAGCCAGAAGACCCAGTTTAGATATCTTTCAGTGCTTAATTGCTTCTTTATATAGATAAAGGATGATGACAATGCAGACATTGGTGATCTCTTTCAAGATGGTTCTGATTTCATCGATTACGTGGATCACTTGCGTGGCAAAGTActtgtgcattgctttgagggaAAAAGTCGTAGTGCGACTGTTGTTCTTGCCTACCTGATGCTGAGGAAGTAAGACTGCAAAGTAATTATATTATCATTATCATGCTTCTCTGTTAAAATCAATAACTCACCATGACTGAAACAACTTATTACCAGATTTACCTTTTTTTTATGTGACCTTAAGGTCTATCAATCCAGAAATGACATCTGTAAGGATAGAAAGATTGCATCTTTCCTCTCTTTTTTGAATTGTCCTGGACGCGGTCATCATCTCATAATTTGCCCTTTTTTTCTTAAGAAAATGTACTCTCCTGGAAGCATGGAACATGCTGAAGAAGGTCCACCGACGTGCACATCCTAATGATGGGTTTGCTAAGGTCTTGCTGGATCTTGACAAGAAACTGCACGGGAAAATCTCCATGGAATGGCAACACAAGAGGCCAGCAATGAAGGTGTGTCCCATCTGTGGCAAGAATGCTGGTCTCAGCAGCAGCTCACTGAAGCTCCACTTGCAGAAGGCGCACAAGAAGATATCCTCTGGGAGCGTAGACAGTGCAATGACTCTGGAGATACAAAAAGCAATAGAGGCAATCAAAGCTGGCTGGAGCGGCAGTGACAGCCCAGTGCATAAATCACAATCACACATCGAAGGATTTTGATGTTTAATCTTACATTCTTACGGTCCTGCTAATGCATACAAGAAGACTTGTAATCAGCAGCCATACAACAAGGTTTGTAATCGGCAGCCGCTTTAAGAATGAAGCCTCATCTCTGGACTTAACGGCACTTGTAAGTAGCACATTTCTGGAACATTTGAGGGTTTTTTTATATGGTTTACAAGCTTGGATTAACAAGAACCATCCATAGAGGGATGTAGTTTCTGTTATAAAATTGTGcgattctttcttttttctgaaGAAATATGTACGAGATGAACATTCAGACTCTTTTTTGGATATCAAACTTTGAATCCTTTGTCCTCTATAATCAGTTTGTTCAAATGGAGAAGCTCTTCTTTTAGTTCATTGTCAAACTACAGAAACCAAACCATTTTAAAATGAAATGTGAAATTCTCAGTTCAAACCATATATGACAACAATCACTGGATTCGTATCAAAGACCCATCACCATTAGTGAAACAACAGCTCAAACACAAAATTTGTCCTGTACAAAGATCCTATGTCATAGCATTGAGGAAATGAAATAATTTCCCTGCAATACCCAGGAAGATTGGGTGTGTGTTTTTATCTATCAGGCAAGTCCTGATGGTAATAATCTCTATCAGGACTTCAGGGTATAAGAGCTTGCCTGTACAACATGTCCTTTCCATCAGCAGGTGAGTACTTCGCAAGCATTGG from Sorghum bicolor cultivar BTx623 chromosome 3, Sorghum_bicolor_NCBIv3, whole genome shotgun sequence encodes the following:
- the LOC8075328 gene encoding dual specificity protein phosphatase PHS1 isoform X2, whose translation is MEEGTTESGSFSRSSSFGGFEEWVALVRKRNGKASSCGRLGLRSSASSEVLDLADPDSNVIDPDPCDQVPEGILWERLGRVSMMDIESSNFSWSSLTSLHHTKHAATSTDPSEDDISRSFEVTVNSGGVVFIALFKAIENVDLPSKETAAVIKIAPSRMATQSERFGYELAKWLGVRTPQGRVIHSSSSEWQQIKDAVENARHGSIAAGDELEEMICAEMLEALELSRCLFLMNYVHGSPLLENVMPFESRQAAEKTAEALGRVLILDLVLRNEDRLRCRPLGWRGNYANLLVANREAYANLDTLDDVYDSAIIRYKPEIIRSPQKQKQRRAVSISGSIGSDVSDLILEDSYASGGHEFSSFNIVAIDSGVPRRPPASKRAKDQESYPKLVELTLNNFDYSSKLLFEVSFGKLGTPGHEEFDVSSDYSYNSPLSESDMVATVHSFRGGFRSALRDLQRFHIFLVTLYQKLDGLLKIFFNLMYKCSNEYAREDAGTSDSPLCSVESQADSNDTDVPRNLRKPSRTLSRDNLDLSSPSCRENFISKHFKGNGDASRGLRLTMKLRDFNKYAKVDSELSKEIEQWNDMLRTEVVKLCQDNNFYTGFFEGTDNSTAVDAYELKVRLEHILERISLISDAASTERPSQITDYLYIGGALAARSTHTLKHLGITHILCLCANEIGQSESQKPDLFEYRNFSIKDDDNADIGDLFQDGSDFIDYVDHLRGKVLVHCFEGKSRSATVVLAYLMLRK
- the LOC8075328 gene encoding dual specificity protein phosphatase PHS1 isoform X1 — encoded protein: MEEGTTESGSFSRSSSFGGFEEWVALVRKRNGKASSCGRLGLRSSASSEVLDLADPDSNVIDPDPCDQVPEGILWERLGRVSMMDIESSNFSWSSLTSLHHTKHAATSTDPSEDDISRSFEVTVNSGGVVFIALFKAIENVDLPSKETAAVIKIAPSRMATQSERFGYELAKWLGVRTPQGRVIHSSSSEWQQIKDAVENARHGSIAAGDELEEMICAEMLEALELSRCLFLMNYVHGSPLLENVMPFESRQAAEKTAEALGRVLILDLVLRNEDRLRCRPLGWRGNYANLLVANREAYANLDTLDDVYDSAIIRYKPEIIRSPQKQKQRRAVSISGSIGSDVSDLILEDSYASGGHEFSSFNIVAIDSGVPRRPPASKRAKDQESYPKLVELTLNNFDYSSKLLFEVSFGKLGTPGHEEFDVSSDYSYNSPLSESDMVATVHSFRGGFRSALRDLQRFHIFLVTLYQKLDGLLKIFFNLMYKCSNEYAREDAGTSDSPLCSVESQADSNDTDVPRNLRKPSRTLSRDNLDLSSPSCRENFISKHFKGNGDASRGLRLTMKLRDFNKYAKVDSELSKEIEQWNDMLRTEVVKLCQDNNFYTGFFEGTDNSTAVDAYELKVRLEHILERISLISDAASTERPSQITDYLYIGGALAARSTHTLKHLGITHILCLCANEIGQSESQKPDLFEYRNFSIKDDDNADIGDLFQDGSDFIDYVDHLRGKVLVHCFEGKSRSATVVLAYLMLRKKCTLLEAWNMLKKVHRRAHPNDGFAKVLLDLDKKLHGKISMEWQHKRPAMKVCPICGKNAGLSSSSLKLHLQKAHKKISSGSVDSAMTLEIQKAIEAIKAGWSGSDSPVHKSQSHIEGF
- the LOC8075328 gene encoding dual specificity protein phosphatase PHS1 isoform X3 encodes the protein MATQSERFGYELAKWLGVRTPQGRVIHSSSSEWQQIKDAVENARHGSIAAGDELEEMICAEMLEALELSRCLFLMNYVHGSPLLENVMPFESRQAAEKTAEALGRVLILDLVLRNEDRLRCRPLGWRGNYANLLVANREAYANLDTLDDVYDSAIIRYKPEIIRSPQKQKQRRAVSISGSIGSDVSDLILEDSYASGGHEFSSFNIVAIDSGVPRRPPASKRAKDQESYPKLVELTLNNFDYSSKLLFEVSFGKLGTPGHEEFDVSSDYSYNSPLSESDMVATVHSFRGGFRSALRDLQRFHIFLVTLYQKLDGLLKIFFNLMYKCSNEYAREDAGTSDSPLCSVESQADSNDTDVPRNLRKPSRTLSRDNLDLSSPSCRENFISKHFKGNGDASRGLRLTMKLRDFNKYAKVDSELSKEIEQWNDMLRTEVVKLCQDNNFYTGFFEGTDNSTAVDAYELKVRLEHILERISLISDAASTERPSQITDYLYIGGALAARSTHTLKHLGITHILCLCANEIGQSESQKPDLFEYRNFSIKDDDNADIGDLFQDGSDFIDYVDHLRGKVLVHCFEGKSRSATVVLAYLMLRKKCTLLEAWNMLKKVHRRAHPNDGFAKVLLDLDKKLHGKISMEWQHKRPAMKVCPICGKNAGLSSSSLKLHLQKAHKKISSGSVDSAMTLEIQKAIEAIKAGWSGSDSPVHKSQSHIEGF